In Mycobacteriales bacterium, the DNA window TGCTGGGCCACGCCGACGAGCACCGGCATGCCCATCGTGTCCTCGCTGACCCACTGCGGCGCCCACACGCACTCGGCGACCTCGGGGCCGTCGTCGGTCGGGATCAGCACCTTGTCGCCGATGGCGGGCGAGTACGGACCGGGGTCGAAGTAGTAGAGCCGGCCGTACCGCTCGAAGCTCACCGCGCAGACCATGCCCATGAGCCGACCTTACGGGCGCGCACCCCGTCGGCGTCAGGTCAGTCGCAGCGAGACCGTCAACGCCTCGACCGCGATCCGCGGTTTCACGTTGAGCTCCAGCGCCTCCCGGCAGCCCAGCACGGCGTCCAGCCGTTGCAGCACTCCCTCGGGGGTGAGCCGGGCGGCCAGGGTACGGACGTCCGCCGCCACGTCCGGGTGCGCGGGCCGGACCGCGGCGCCGCACTGGGCCACCAGCACGTCCCGGTAGAACGCGGCCAGGTCGACCAGGGCGCGATCCAACGCGTCCCGCTGGGCCCGGGTCGAGCGGGACCGCTGCCGCCGCTCCAGTTCCTTGATCGCGCCGGCGGTGCCCCGGGTCGCGGTCGCGGCGCCCTTGCCGGTGCCGCCCGCGCCGAACGCCTGCTTCAGTGCCTCGGTCTCCGGCCCGTCGAGCTCCGCCGACAGCGCCGCGGCCTCCTGCTCGGCCGCACGGACGAGCTCGTCGGCAGCGTCGAAGCAGGCGCCGAGGCTGGTCAGCCCTGCGGGGACGGACAGCACCGCGCGGCGGCGGGCCCGGGCCTCGGCGTCGCGAGCGAGGCGGCGGGCCCGGCCGACGTGACCCTGCGAGGCCTGCGCGGCCCACTCGGCGTCGGCCGGGTCGACACCGTCGCGGCGGATCAGCACGTCCGCGACCGCCTCCGGCGACGGTGTGCCGAGCGGGACAACCCGGCAGCGGGACCGGATCGTGATCGAGATGTCGTCGGGGTGGGTGGACGGCGCGCAGAGCAGGAAGACCGTCCGCTCCGGCGGCTCCTCCACCGCCTTGAGCAGCGCGTTCGACGCGGCCTCGGTGAGCCGGTCGGCGTCCTCGACCAGCACGACCTGCCAGCGGCCGAGCGACGGCAGCCGGCCCGCGGTCAGCACGATCGACCGCATCTCCTGCACCGCGATCGACAGGCCTTCGGGTACGACGATGTGGACGTCGGCATGCGTCTTGGTCTTCACGGTGTGGCACCCCGGGCACTCGCCGCAGCCGACCCCGCCGCGATCGCATTCCAGCGCGGCCGCGAACGCCCGGGCCGCGACCGATCGACCCGAGCCGGGCGGCCCGGTGAACAACCAGGCGTGGGTCATCGAACCGACCGCGGTCGCCTCGCCGATCACGATCTTGTGCGCGGCCGCGGCCGCATCCTGCAGGGTGGCGACCGCACGGGGCTGGCCGACGACCTCGTCCCACACCGTCATCGCGACTGTCCCCTGGGTACGTCGTCGGGCTCGGCCACGAGCGGCACCTCGGGCTCGCGCACCGGCATCACGCCCGCCGTGCCCACCGTCGGCACCGGCGGCGTCTCCGGCGGCACGCCCGCGACGGTCGCCCCATGCCCGGTCCTCGAACGCCGACTCCTCCACCGCAACGGCTTACTCGCCTCCGCGTCCACCGGCACCGGTCGCTGCGCCGCCATCCGCGCCGCGAGCCGCTTGCCGGCCGCCAGCCGGATCATCGTCGAGACCGTATGAGACTGCTGACCGGCGTCGATGACGAGGTAGTGGTCCGGCGTCGCCTCGGCCAGCGACCGGAACGCCTGCCGGACCCGCTGGTGGAACTCCAGCGACTCCCGTTCGACCCGGTCGTGCCCGCGACCGGCCGCCCGGGCCCGCTCCAGCCCGACCTCGGGGTCGATGTCGAGCAGGATCGTCAGGTCCGGCCGCAGCCCGTTGGTCGCCCACCGCGACAGCCGGCGGACGTCCTCGAGCGACAGCGCCCGGCCGGCACCCTGGTAGGCCAGCGACGAGTCCACGTACCGGTCGGTGATGACGACGTCGCCGCGGTCCAGCGCCGGCCGGATCACGGTGTCGACGTGGTGGGCGCGGTCGGCGGCGAACAACAGCGCCTCGGCGCGCGGGGTGAGGGAGCCGTCCGGGGAGTCCAGCAGGATCTGCCGGATCCGGACGCCGAAGTCGGTCGCCCCGGGCTCGTGCGTGGTGGTCACCGCGACCCCACGCTCGGTGAGCCACTCGGCCAGCCGGGCCGCCTGGGTCGACTTGCCCGACCCCTCGCCGCCCTCGAACGCGATGAGCATGCCGCCCTTGGACAGCCGCCGCCGCGTCCTCGTGTCCCCACGCAACGCGCTGACCACGTCCGGCACGACCGGCACACCGGTCCGGTCGTCCATCTGCCGGTACGACACGATGCCGCCGCCGACTGCAAGGAGACCGGCCGCGACGAGCAGGATCCGCGTCCCGTCCACGGTGAAGTCGATGACGCCGACGTTCACGGTCCGCTGCTTGAGCAGACCGACCAGGAACGGCGCCGCCGCCAGCGTGAGGATCAGGTCGACCCGGACCAGCGACTGGACGAACGCGAATGTCCGCCCGCGCACCTCGTCCGCGACCTCTCGACCGAGCAGCGTCGTGCCGGCCAGGTAGGCCGCGCCCGCACCGAAGCCGACACCGATCACGCAGATCAGGCTCAGGATCAGGTGCGGCATCAGCGCGACGAGCACCAGGCAACAGCCGGCGAAGATGATCGACAATCCGAACAGCCGTCGCCGGGACAGGTCCCGGGCGACGCGCGGCCCGAGTCCCATGCCGAGCCCGAGCCCGACGAAGACCGCCCCGAACAAGATCCCGTACGTCGCGTCGCCGCCGCCGAGGCTGGCCGAGTACGTCTTCCCGGTGCCGATCACCGCCCCGCCGGCCGCGAACGCGCCGAGGATGCCGACGACCAGGCCCCGCACGAGCGGCGTCTGACCGATGAACTCCCAGCCCTCGACCACCGACCGCAGCAGGCCTTGGGCGGGTGCCGCGCCCGCGCCCACCGATCGGCCGCTGATCTGCCGGATCCGCTGCACGGTCAACGCCGAAGCCAGGAAAGTCGCGGCGTTGATGTAGAGCGCGAGGTCGACCCGGTTGGCGTCGAAGAACTCGAACGAGTTGCCCAGCAGCCGGGTGAGCAGCGCCAGCAGCGAGAAGACGACGGCGGCTGCGACCGGCGTGATCCCGTACGTCGTGACCAGGCTGACCTGGTTCGCCTGCTCCAGCTGGTCCTTGCGGACCAGGTTGGGGACCGAGGCTTCCTTCGCCGGGATCCAGAACAGGCTGATGCATTCGACCAGGAAAGTCGCGACGAACAGCCACCAGAGCTGGCCGACCAGCGGGATCGACAGGAACAGCGCGAACCGGCCGATGTCGGCGACGACCATGAGCTTGCGCCGGTCGAACCGGTCCGCGAACGCCCCGGCCAGCGGCCCGAAGATGACCGCCGGCAGCAGCCGCACGACCAGCACGCCGCCGAGCGCGAAGTTCTCCGCCGCGTAGCCGCTGGCGAGCTCGGCCGCCAGCGCGGTCGTGGCGAGCAGGCCGAGCCAGTCGCCGAAGCTGGAGAACGACATGACCAGCCAGAGCCGGCGGAAGTCGCGCACGCGCAGGACCGCGCGGATCCGGTGCGTCGTCGACACCAGAGCGCGCTCGTCCTCCGCCGGCCGGGGTGGCCCGTCGGTGGCGCTGTCCGCGTCGATGACGACCTCCTCCGGGCGCGCTCGAGCCTGATTTGTCGGAGCCGACTGTATCGGCCGGGTCCGACGGATTCCGCGGCCGCGTCAGCCGTCGGGACCCCGGCTCTCGAAGTTCACCAGGACGGTGCGCAGCAGTCGCGCGAGCCGGTCCCGGTCCGGCTCGGACAGCCCCGCGAGCAGCTGCCGTTCCCGGTCGAGCAGGTCCGCGACGGCGTCGTCGGCGCGGTCCCGGCCCTGGTCGGCGAGCCGGATCCGGCGAGCGCGACCATCCTGCGGGTCCGGCCGGCGCTCGATCAGCCCGCGCGCCTCGAGCCGGTCCAAGCGGTTGGTCATCGTGCCGGAGCCGACGAGCGTCTCACGGACCAGCTGCCCCGGCGTCAGCTCGTACGGCGGGCCGGCCCGGCGCAACGCTGTGAGCACGTCGAACTCGTACGCCTCCAGGCCGTGCTCGGCGAACGCCGCCCGCCGCTCCCGATCGAGGTGCCGGGCCAGCCGGGTGACGCGCGAGAGCACCGCGAGCGGCGCGGCGTCCAGGTCGGGCCGCTCGCGCCGCCAGGCCTCGAGCAGTCCGTCGGTCTCGTCGCGCACGTTGACATGGTATCTCGACGTCGAGTTAAACTATCTCGACGTCGAGAGGAGTTGGAGATGTGGGACCCGAAGCTGTACGGGCGGTTCGCGGATCAGCGGAACCGGCCGTTCCACGAGCTGGTGGGCCGGATCGGGGCCGAGGCGCCCCGGTCGGTGGTCGACCTGGGCTGCGGTGACGGTTCGCTGACCGCGACGCTGGCCGACCGCTGGCCGGCCGCGGCGGTGCTCGGGGTCGACTCGTCGGAGTCGATGCTGGCCGACGCGGCGCCGCGGAAGTCCGACCGGCTGTCGTTCGAGCTGAACCGGATCCAGGACTGGCGTCCGTCCGCGCCGGTCGACGTGATCGTGTCGAACGCAGCGTTGCAGTGGGTGCCCGGCCACGTGACGCTGCTGCCGCGACTGGTCGAGGCGCTCACACCGGGCGGCTGGCTGGCATTCCAGCTGCCGGGCAACTTCGAGGCGCCGTCGCACGCGTCGCTGCGGACGCTGTGCAACTCGCCGCGCTGGAGTCCGCAGCTGGGCACCGCGGGGCGCTGGCCGACGATCACCGAGCCGGTCGAGTACGTCCGGGTGCTCTCCGATCTGGGCTGCACCGTGGACTCGTGGGAGACCACGTACGCGCAGGTGCTGCAGGGTGACGATCCCGTGCTCACCTGGATGCGAGGGACGGCGCTGCGGCCGGTGCTGGCGCGGCTGTCGGCCTCGGAGGCGGCCGACTTCGAGGCCGAGCTGGGCGCGATGCTGCGGAAGGCGTACCCGCCGCAGCCGTACGGGACCGTGCTGCCGTTCCGGCGGATCTTCGCCGTGACCCAGGTACCGGCGTGATCACCGGGCTGCACCACGTCCTGCTCGCGGCGCCGGCCGGCTCCGAGCCGGTGCTGCGGGCGTTCTACGGCGACCTGCTCGGGATGACGGAGGTGGCGAAGCCCGCGGGGCTGGCCGAGCGGGGCGGGGCCTGGTTCCGGTCCGGGACCGCGGAGCTGCACCTCGGCGTCGAGGCCGACTTCCGGCCCGCCCGCAAGGCCCATCCCGGCCTGCTCGTCGACGACCTGGACGCGCTGATGGACCGGCTCGGTGCGGCCGGGCATCCCGTGCGCTGGGACGGGGAGTTCCCGGGGCACCGGCGCTGCTACATCGACGACCCGTGCGGCAATCGCCTGGAACTCCTGTCCCGCCTTCCCGCCTGACTCTCCCGCCGGCCCCGGCGGAGGCCGGGGCCGTCGGCCGACCGGGTCGGGTCGGCGAGCGGCCCGCGCTGGCGGCCGGGATCGGCCTAGCTGACCGGGTCGTCTTCGAGCACGGGCGCCGCCTTCGTGGCCGGAGCCTTGGGCGCCGCCTTGTTCGCAGCGGCCTTCTTGGCCGGCGCCTTCTTGGCCGCCGCCTTCTTCGCCGGGGCCTTCTTCGCGGCCTTCTTCGCCGGGGCCTTCTTGGTCGCCTTCTTGATCGGCGCCCGCTCGCGCCGGTCCGCGAGCAGCTCGGCCGCCCGCTCGATGGTGATCTCCTCGACCGCGTCGCCCTTGCGCAGGCTGGCGTTCGTGTCGCCGTCGGTCACGTACGGGCCGAACCGGCCTTCCCGGACCACGACCTGCTTGCCGCTCGCCGGGTCGTCGCCCAGCTCGCGCAGCGGCGCCACCGGGGTGGCCGAACGACGGCCGCGGGTCTTGGGCTGCGCCAGCAGCGCCAGCGCCTCCTCGATCGTGACGGTGAAGAGCTGGTCCTCCCGCTCCAGCGAGCGGGACTCCTTGCCCTGCTTGATGTACGGCCCGTAGCGCCCGTTCTGTGCGGTGATCTCCTCGCCGTCCGCGCCGACGCCGAGTACACGAGGCAGCGTGAGCAGGCGCAGCGCCTCCTCCAGAGTCACCGTGTCGATCGACATCGAGCCGAAGAGGCTGGCGGTCTTCTCGCCGGACGACACGTACGGCCCGTACCGGCCGGCCTTGACCGTGACGTCCTCGCCGGAGTCCGGATCGGCGCCGAGGCTGCGCTCGCCCGACGGGGCGTCGAACAGCTCACCGATCTTCTCGGCGGTCAGCTCGTCCGGCGGCAGGTCCTCGGGCACGCTGGCCCGCTCGCCCTCGGCCCGCTCCATGTACGGCCCGTACCGGCCGACCCGGACGACGACGCCGCCATCGAGCGGGATCGAGTTGATGCCGCGGGCGTCGATGTCGCCGAGCCGCTCGGAGACGATCCGCTTCAGGCCGCCGGACCGGGCGATGCCGCCTTCCTCGCCACTCTCAGAGCCGAAATAGAACCGGGTGAGCCAGTCCACCGACTGCATGCCGCCGCCGGCGATGTTGTCCAGATCCTCCTCGACCGCGGCCGTGAAGTCGTAGTCGACGAGCCGGGTGAAGTGCTGCTCCAGCAGGTTGACCACGGCGAACGCGATCCAGGACGGGACGAGCGCGCTGCCCTTCTTCCAGACGTACCCGCGTTCCTGGATGGTGTGCAGGATCGACGCGTACGTCGACGGCCGCCCGATCCCGAGCTCCTCCATCGCCTTGACCAGGCTGGGCTCGGTGAAGCGGGCCGGCGGCGAGGTGGTGTGGCCCTGCGGGGTCAGCTCGCGGGCGTTCAGCGGCTGGTCCCGGAGCAGCCGCGGCAGCCGCCGCTCGCTGTCATCCCGGTCGGCGTCGTCGTCGAGGCTCTCGACGTACGCCCGGAGGAAGCCGGGGAACGTGATCGTCTTGCCGCTCGCGGCAAACTCGGCCCGCTCGCCGGTGGTGCTGGTGCCGGCCAGCCGGATCGACACGCTGGTGCCGACCGCGTCGGCCATCTGGGAGGCGAGGGTGCGCTGCCAGACCAGCTCGTAGAGCCGGAACTCGTCCGCGGACAGCTCGTCAGCGACGGCGCCCGGGGTGCGGAAGCTGTCCCCGGCGGGCCGGATCGCCTCGTGTGCCTCCTGCGCGTTCTTGACCTTGCGCACGTAGCGGCGGGCCTCCGGCGGCACGTACTCGTCGCCGTAGAGCTCCCGGGCCTGCTGGCGGGCGGCGGTCAGCGCTGTCTCGGACAGGTTCGTCGAGTCGGTCCGCATGTAGGTGATGTAGCCGTTCTCGTACAGCCGCTGGGCGGTGCGCATCGTCCGCTCGACCGTGAACCGCAGCTTGCGGCCGGCCTCCTGCTGCAGCGTGCTGGTCATGAACGGCGGGTACGGCCGGCGCCGGTACGGCTTCTCCTCGACCCGGGTGACGGCGAACGCGGCGTTGCTCAGCCGGGCGACCAGGCCGCGGGCGCCAGGCTCGTCCAGGTGCACGACGTCGCTGCGGGTCTTGCCGGTCTCGGGGGCGAAGTCCCGTCCGGTGGCGATGCGGCTGTCATCGAGCGCGACCAGGGTGGCGGTGAACGTCGACGGGTCGCCCTCAGCCGGCTTCTCGGTCAGCGCGAACAGACCTTCGATGTCCCAGTACTCAGCGGACCGGAACTTCATCCGGGCCCGCTCCCGCTCGACCACCAGCCTGGTCGCGACCGACTGGACCCGGCCCGCCGACAACTTCGGCATGACCTTCTT includes these proteins:
- a CDS encoding DNA polymerase III subunit delta' → MTVWDEVVGQPRAVATLQDAAAAAHKIVIGEATAVGSMTHAWLFTGPPGSGRSVAARAFAAALECDRGGVGCGECPGCHTVKTKTHADVHIVVPEGLSIAVQEMRSIVLTAGRLPSLGRWQVVLVEDADRLTEAASNALLKAVEEPPERTVFLLCAPSTHPDDISITIRSRCRVVPLGTPSPEAVADVLIRRDGVDPADAEWAAQASQGHVGRARRLARDAEARARRRAVLSVPAGLTSLGACFDAADELVRAAEQEAAALSAELDGPETEALKQAFGAGGTGKGAATATRGTAGAIKELERRQRSRSTRAQRDALDRALVDLAAFYRDVLVAQCGAAVRPAHPDVAADVRTLAARLTPEGVLQRLDAVLGCREALELNVKPRIAVEALTVSLRLT
- the topA gene encoding type I DNA topoisomerase, with product MIVESPRKARMISGFLGDGYVVESSIGHIRDLPRNAADVPAKYKGESWARLGVDVDHGFEPLYVVSADHRQQVTKLKDLLKDATELYLATDEDREGEAIAWHLVQTLKPQVPIRRMVFHEITPEAIRRAVENPREIDADLVDAQETRRILDRLYGYEVSPVLWKKVMPKLSAGRVQSVATRLVVERERARMKFRSAEYWDIEGLFALTEKPAEGDPSTFTATLVALDDSRIATGRDFAPETGKTRSDVVHLDEPGARGLVARLSNAAFAVTRVEEKPYRRRPYPPFMTSTLQQEAGRKLRFTVERTMRTAQRLYENGYITYMRTDSTNLSETALTAARQQARELYGDEYVPPEARRYVRKVKNAQEAHEAIRPAGDSFRTPGAVADELSADEFRLYELVWQRTLASQMADAVGTSVSIRLAGTSTTGERAEFAASGKTITFPGFLRAYVESLDDDADRDDSERRLPRLLRDQPLNARELTPQGHTTSPPARFTEPSLVKAMEELGIGRPSTYASILHTIQERGYVWKKGSALVPSWIAFAVVNLLEQHFTRLVDYDFTAAVEEDLDNIAGGGMQSVDWLTRFYFGSESGEEGGIARSGGLKRIVSERLGDIDARGINSIPLDGGVVVRVGRYGPYMERAEGERASVPEDLPPDELTAEKIGELFDAPSGERSLGADPDSGEDVTVKAGRYGPYVSSGEKTASLFGSMSIDTVTLEEALRLLTLPRVLGVGADGEEITAQNGRYGPYIKQGKESRSLEREDQLFTVTIEEALALLAQPKTRGRRSATPVAPLRELGDDPASGKQVVVREGRFGPYVTDGDTNASLRKGDAVEEITIERAAELLADRRERAPIKKATKKAPAKKAAKKAPAKKAAAKKAPAKKAAANKAAPKAPATKAAPVLEDDPVS
- a CDS encoding MarR family transcriptional regulator, with the translated sequence MRDETDGLLEAWRRERPDLDAAPLAVLSRVTRLARHLDRERRAAFAEHGLEAYEFDVLTALRRAGPPYELTPGQLVRETLVGSGTMTNRLDRLEARGLIERRPDPQDGRARRIRLADQGRDRADDAVADLLDRERQLLAGLSEPDRDRLARLLRTVLVNFESRGPDG
- a CDS encoding trans-aconitate 2-methyltransferase, with the translated sequence MWDPKLYGRFADQRNRPFHELVGRIGAEAPRSVVDLGCGDGSLTATLADRWPAAAVLGVDSSESMLADAAPRKSDRLSFELNRIQDWRPSAPVDVIVSNAALQWVPGHVTLLPRLVEALTPGGWLAFQLPGNFEAPSHASLRTLCNSPRWSPQLGTAGRWPTITEPVEYVRVLSDLGCTVDSWETTYAQVLQGDDPVLTWMRGTALRPVLARLSASEAADFEAELGAMLRKAYPPQPYGTVLPFRRIFAVTQVPA
- the tmk gene encoding dTMP kinase yields the protein MSTTHRIRAVLRVRDFRRLWLVMSFSSFGDWLGLLATTALAAELASGYAAENFALGGVLVVRLLPAVIFGPLAGAFADRFDRRKLMVVADIGRFALFLSIPLVGQLWWLFVATFLVECISLFWIPAKEASVPNLVRKDQLEQANQVSLVTTYGITPVAAAVVFSLLALLTRLLGNSFEFFDANRVDLALYINAATFLASALTVQRIRQISGRSVGAGAAPAQGLLRSVVEGWEFIGQTPLVRGLVVGILGAFAAGGAVIGTGKTYSASLGGGDATYGILFGAVFVGLGLGMGLGPRVARDLSRRRLFGLSIIFAGCCLVLVALMPHLILSLICVIGVGFGAGAAYLAGTTLLGREVADEVRGRTFAFVQSLVRVDLILTLAAAPFLVGLLKQRTVNVGVIDFTVDGTRILLVAAGLLAVGGGIVSYRQMDDRTGVPVVPDVVSALRGDTRTRRRLSKGGMLIAFEGGEGSGKSTQAARLAEWLTERGVAVTTTHEPGATDFGVRIRQILLDSPDGSLTPRAEALLFAADRAHHVDTVIRPALDRGDVVITDRYVDSSLAYQGAGRALSLEDVRRLSRWATNGLRPDLTILLDIDPEVGLERARAAGRGHDRVERESLEFHQRVRQAFRSLAEATPDHYLVIDAGQQSHTVSTMIRLAAGKRLAARMAAQRPVPVDAEASKPLRWRSRRSRTGHGATVAGVPPETPPVPTVGTAGVMPVREPEVPLVAEPDDVPRGQSR
- a CDS encoding VOC family protein — its product is MITGLHHVLLAAPAGSEPVLRAFYGDLLGMTEVAKPAGLAERGGAWFRSGTAELHLGVEADFRPARKAHPGLLVDDLDALMDRLGAAGHPVRWDGEFPGHRRCYIDDPCGNRLELLSRLPA